In a genomic window of uncultured Flavobacterium sp.:
- a CDS encoding T9SS type A sorting domain-containing protein yields the protein MKKNYFLLFAFFLLVNINAQVIEFKDPNFKTRLLQSNGSNIIAKDLQGNLFRIDTNGDYEIQVSEAQNVSWLNLGNSLISDLAGIENFTQLNYLELSNEGGVNYNDIKSLDISMLTKLQYFNCKANYNLKSLNFTGCTNLVSLNCSGTSFGSLDLRNFTKLETIEADSAYLTIFNVSGLANLKSILASGNQFTNLDLTTCKNLEEIIMHNGELITLDVSGLSKLKKMNVYNNKLTSLKISGCSSLSELDAWINKLPALDASNLNNLKRIDVKSNELEVLNIENSNNLEDINCDSNKIGSLEVTKLANLKSLSCSRNNLTSIDVNNLKKLEWLIVSFNKLENLDISTCPMLASIHINNNNLIFVNQKNGIKKLNYQYYGNDNLKYICCDEDEQDYLFPTNNAPYPFSLNTYCSFTPGGTYYTIKGQARLDINNNGCDANDNAYSNLNFSISNGLQKGNFISKNSGDYDIPVGEGTHTVTPIIENSNYFKVSPESISVTFPSEASPFTQNFCITPNGNHQDLEITLLSIIPARPGFDATYKLVYKNKGTQTKSGSVSLDFNDAVLDFISATPLITSQVTNKLSWDYENLQPFETREITIVLNVNSPMETPAVNINDRLSFNALILPVTDDEKPVDNSFALRQIVVGSYDPNDKTCLEGDVITPELIGEYVHYLIRFENTGTYPAENIVVKDMIDLSKFDISTLVPTDASHSYITKISGGNKVEFIFEKINLPFDDAHNDGYIAFKIKTLPTLAVGDSFENEANIYFDYNFPILTNKAVSTFKTLGTKDFEFSTYFNVYPNPVRDVLNISTKNDIEIESASIYDVLGQLVIAAPNAKNISTIDVSKLNVGNYILKVKSNKGSSAMKFIKK from the coding sequence ATGAAGAAAAACTACTTTTTATTATTTGCATTTTTTTTGTTAGTCAATATAAATGCACAAGTTATTGAATTTAAAGATCCTAACTTTAAAACAAGGTTACTACAATCGAATGGAAGTAACATTATTGCTAAAGATTTACAAGGAAATTTATTTAGAATTGATACTAATGGAGATTACGAAATACAAGTGTCAGAAGCTCAAAATGTTAGTTGGCTGAATTTGGGTAACTCTTTAATTTCAGATTTAGCGGGAATCGAAAATTTTACGCAATTAAATTATCTGGAATTAAGTAATGAAGGCGGCGTTAATTATAATGATATTAAATCTTTAGATATCAGTATGCTTACTAAACTTCAATATTTTAATTGTAAGGCTAATTATAATCTGAAGAGTTTAAATTTTACTGGTTGTACAAATCTTGTATCATTAAATTGTAGCGGTACAAGTTTTGGTTCTTTAGACTTAAGAAACTTTACAAAATTAGAAACTATCGAAGCTGATAGTGCTTATTTAACCATATTCAATGTAAGTGGTTTAGCAAATTTAAAGTCAATTTTGGCAAGCGGTAATCAATTTACAAACCTGGATTTAACTACTTGCAAAAACTTAGAGGAGATTATTATGCATAACGGTGAGCTTATCACTCTAGACGTAAGTGGTTTGAGTAAGCTCAAAAAAATGAATGTTTATAATAATAAGTTAACATCATTAAAGATATCCGGCTGTTCAAGTTTATCCGAATTAGATGCCTGGATTAATAAATTGCCGGCATTAGATGCTTCAAACTTAAATAATCTTAAACGTATCGATGTAAAATCTAATGAATTAGAAGTTTTAAATATTGAAAATTCAAATAATCTTGAAGATATAAACTGTGATAGTAATAAAATAGGATCTTTAGAAGTAACGAAATTAGCTAATCTTAAAAGTTTATCATGCTCTCGTAATAATTTAACTTCCATAGACGTAAATAATTTAAAAAAACTGGAATGGCTCATTGTTAGTTTTAATAAATTAGAAAATCTGGATATCAGCACTTGTCCAATGCTTGCAAGTATTCATATTAATAACAATAATCTAATATTTGTTAATCAGAAAAATGGAATCAAGAAATTAAATTATCAATATTACGGCAATGACAATTTAAAATATATTTGTTGTGATGAGGATGAACAGGATTACTTGTTTCCAACTAATAATGCACCATATCCGTTTTCTCTAAATACATATTGTTCATTTACGCCAGGAGGAACTTATTACACCATTAAAGGTCAGGCAAGATTAGATATTAATAATAATGGTTGTGATGCTAATGATAATGCATATTCTAATTTGAATTTTTCAATTAGTAATGGTTTGCAAAAAGGAAATTTTATTTCTAAGAATTCTGGAGATTATGATATTCCAGTTGGTGAAGGAACTCATACTGTAACTCCAATTATAGAAAATTCAAATTATTTTAAAGTTTCTCCGGAATCAATTTCAGTGACTTTTCCATCAGAAGCAAGTCCGTTTACTCAAAATTTTTGCATTACTCCAAATGGTAATCATCAGGATTTAGAAATTACATTATTATCTATAATTCCTGCAAGACCTGGTTTTGATGCAACTTATAAATTAGTATATAAAAACAAAGGAACACAAACAAAATCAGGTTCAGTTTCGCTTGATTTTAATGATGCTGTTTTAGATTTTATCTCGGCAACACCTTTAATTACAAGTCAGGTAACAAACAAATTGTCTTGGGATTATGAAAATCTACAGCCTTTTGAAACCAGAGAAATAACGATTGTTTTGAATGTTAATTCTCCAATGGAAACTCCTGCCGTGAATATCAATGACAGATTGAGTTTTAACGCTTTAATTTTGCCAGTTACTGATGACGAAAAGCCTGTAGATAATTCTTTTGCTTTACGCCAAATTGTTGTTGGTTCTTATGATCCAAATGATAAAACATGTTTGGAAGGCGATGTTATTACACCAGAATTAATTGGAGAATATGTACATTATTTAATTCGTTTTGAAAATACCGGAACTTATCCAGCTGAAAATATCGTGGTAAAAGACATGATTGATTTATCAAAATTTGATATTTCGACTTTAGTTCCTACCGACGCAAGTCATTCATACATTACTAAAATTTCAGGTGGAAATAAAGTGGAGTTTATCTTCGAAAAAATAAATCTTCCGTTTGATGATGCTCATAATGATGGGTATATCGCTTTTAAAATCAAAACATTGCCAACTTTAGCGGTTGGAGATTCATTTGAAAACGAAGCTAATATTTATTTCGATTATAACTTTCCAATTTTAACGAATAAAGCAGTTTCAACTTTTAAAACGTTAGGAACAAAGGATTTTGAATTTTCAACTTATTTTAATGTTTATCCGAATCCTGTTCGTGATGTTTTGAATATTTCGACTAAAAATGATATAGAAATAGAATCAGCTTCAATATATGATGTTTTAGGTCAGTTGGTTATCGCTGCTCCAAACGCAAAGAACATTTCTACAATTGATGTTTCTAAACTTAATGTTGGAAATTATATTTTAAAAGTAAAAAGTAACAAAGGTAGTTCTGCAATGAAGTTCATCAAAAAGTAA